One Deinococcus grandis DNA window includes the following coding sequences:
- a CDS encoding branched-chain amino acid ABC transporter substrate-binding protein: MKKSALSLTVLAALALGTASAQTTIKIASLSPLSGGQSDLGTQIRNGAQLAVNEYKAQFKKLGFDLVLVPYDDQADPATGTAAARKIAADRQILAVVGTLNSGVAIPASAALVSSKVAMVSPANTANGVTDRGLSNMNRIVARDDAQGPAGANFISGTLKAKKVYVLNDKTAYGEGLAKEVEKALKAKGVTVSANEGTEEKSDFSSIVAKIKLANPDAIYFGGIYNQVGVFIKQLREAGVQTPVVGGDGLDSGELPVIVGEANANNIYFTTVAAPLSALPAAKVFATNYKKTFNDDAQGFGAFGYDAAKVVVQGVLNAVRANGNKAPSRAQVESAIRKGSFTGLLSGNVSFNSAGDRKAATLYVMNVTAGKFKLSTSIPVKPVKQ; encoded by the coding sequence ATGAAGAAATCCGCGCTCAGCCTGACCGTTCTCGCCGCCCTCGCCCTGGGCACCGCCTCCGCGCAGACGACCATCAAGATCGCCAGCCTCAGCCCGCTGTCCGGCGGCCAGAGCGACCTGGGCACCCAGATCCGCAACGGCGCCCAGCTGGCCGTCAACGAGTACAAGGCCCAGTTCAAGAAACTCGGCTTCGACCTCGTCCTCGTGCCCTACGACGACCAGGCCGACCCCGCCACCGGCACCGCCGCCGCCCGCAAGATCGCCGCTGACCGCCAGATCCTCGCGGTCGTCGGCACCCTGAACAGCGGCGTGGCCATCCCCGCCAGCGCCGCGCTGGTCTCCAGCAAGGTCGCCATGGTCTCCCCCGCCAACACCGCCAACGGCGTGACCGACCGCGGCCTGAGCAACATGAACCGCATCGTCGCCCGTGACGACGCGCAGGGCCCCGCCGGCGCCAACTTCATCAGCGGCACCCTGAAGGCCAAGAAGGTCTACGTCCTGAACGACAAGACCGCCTACGGCGAAGGTCTGGCCAAGGAAGTCGAGAAGGCCCTGAAGGCCAAGGGCGTGACCGTCAGCGCCAACGAAGGCACCGAGGAGAAGAGCGACTTCTCCAGCATCGTCGCCAAGATCAAGCTCGCCAACCCCGACGCCATCTACTTCGGCGGCATCTACAACCAGGTGGGCGTGTTCATCAAGCAGCTGCGTGAAGCCGGCGTGCAGACCCCCGTGGTCGGCGGCGACGGCCTGGACAGCGGCGAGCTGCCCGTGATCGTCGGCGAGGCCAACGCGAACAACATCTACTTCACGACCGTCGCCGCGCCCCTGAGCGCGCTGCCCGCCGCGAAGGTGTTCGCCACCAACTACAAGAAGACCTTCAACGACGACGCCCAGGGCTTCGGCGCCTTCGGCTACGACGCCGCCAAGGTCGTCGTGCAGGGCGTGCTGAACGCCGTGCGCGCCAACGGCAACAAGGCCCCCAGCCGCGCCCAGGTCGAGAGCGCCATCCGCAAGGGCAGCTTCACGGGCCTGCTGTCCGGCAACGTGAGCTTCAACTCCGCCGGTGACCGCAAGGCCGCGACCCTGTACGTGATGAACGTCACCGCCGGGAAGTTCAAGCTCAGCACCAGTATTCCCGTCAAGCCCGTCAAGCAGTAA
- a CDS encoding branched-chain amino acid ABC transporter permease: MELSTLLPFLANVIVGGLVLGFVYAIIALGYTMVYGVLQLINFAHSEVFVTGAVVGFEVFRVLAPVNMNGYLKLLIALLAAMTISGLLNVIIERLAYRPLRGAPKLVPLITAIGVSLILQDVLRVIEGFQGRFDLTYTLPTGFSSAFCGPESSCAPLGKFLTGIGVSLQLKDVILIVVSLLSLAVLNYIVNRTRMGKAIRAVAQDRVTAGLMGIDGNRMISATFLIGGALGGISGVLFGMKFGTVNAYSGFIPGVTAFTAAVLGGIGSIPGAVLGGLLLGVLEKLIGVSNVFGELLGIKNLAVIDDSYSKLGAFIALVLILIFKPTGLLGKSNVEKV, from the coding sequence TTGGAACTGTCCACTCTGCTGCCCTTCCTGGCGAACGTGATCGTCGGCGGGCTCGTGCTGGGCTTCGTGTACGCCATCATCGCCCTGGGTTACACCATGGTGTACGGCGTGCTCCAGCTCATCAACTTCGCGCACAGCGAAGTGTTCGTCACCGGAGCCGTCGTCGGCTTCGAAGTCTTCCGCGTCCTGGCCCCCGTGAACATGAACGGGTACCTGAAACTCCTGATCGCGCTGCTGGCCGCCATGACCATCTCGGGCCTGCTGAACGTGATCATCGAACGTCTCGCCTACCGCCCCCTGCGCGGCGCGCCGAAACTGGTGCCGCTGATCACCGCCATCGGCGTGTCCCTGATCCTCCAGGACGTCCTGCGCGTCATCGAGGGCTTCCAGGGCCGCTTCGACCTGACGTACACCCTGCCCACCGGGTTCTCCTCGGCGTTCTGCGGCCCCGAGAGCAGCTGCGCGCCCCTCGGGAAGTTCCTGACCGGCATCGGCGTGAGCCTGCAACTCAAGGACGTCATCCTGATCGTCGTGTCGCTGCTGAGCCTCGCGGTGCTGAACTACATCGTGAACCGCACCCGCATGGGCAAGGCCATCCGCGCCGTCGCGCAGGACCGCGTGACCGCCGGACTGATGGGCATCGACGGCAACCGCATGATCAGCGCCACCTTCCTGATCGGCGGGGCGCTGGGCGGCATCAGCGGCGTGCTGTTCGGCATGAAGTTCGGCACGGTCAACGCCTACAGCGGCTTCATTCCCGGCGTGACCGCCTTCACGGCCGCCGTGCTGGGCGGTATCGGCTCGATTCCCGGCGCGGTGCTGGGCGGCCTGCTGCTGGGCGTGCTGGAGAAACTGATCGGCGTGTCCAACGTGTTCGGTGAACTGCTGGGCATCAAGAATCTCGCCGTGATCGACGACTCGTACAGCAAACTGGGTGCGTTCATCGCGCTGGTGCTGATCCTGATCTTCAAACCCACCGGTCTGCTCGGCAAGAGCAACGTGGAGAAAGTATGA
- a CDS encoding ABC transporter permease subunit: MTAALKSPKVTPDRTILLVLFFIVTSAFLLVSHNGDLLGQMGPVGTALKNPIVEALMVSLFLANILFAYLWKAAPWARALVGAGSLLFVLPAAGREDTSLLDLSIQIMIFAALALGLNIVVGLAGLLDLGYVAFFAVGAYTWGIVGSPRFAEILKYFGENPGGTNAGTLAIGLVLTAVTAASMLYISRLTARTAPTAATTWSFRLASVGVVAGVILTVRALLVLLAPQADGLANGLNAGFFWLFLALSIFAAAAVGVLIGLPVLKLKGDYLAIITLGLGEVIRVLANNLDLYSAGSQGITPIKSASVPWFDAAAGALGFAPDQYYLLFLYALVLVMIGLILTVNVRLDRSRIGRAWIAIRDDEVAAQAMGVPLMQTKLIAFATGASFAGVMGMIFAAKQQFISPESFVLNQSIAILSMVILGGMGSFPGVILGAAVVTLLNLRILPGLGEATANISWIPQQANPGQLQRLIFGAILVAMMLLRPEGLLPNRRRQLELHHDDNQEDESAQGNAGALGTATGDVYSAGYAPAKEDDKAGGSR; the protein is encoded by the coding sequence ATGACCGCCGCCCTCAAGTCTCCCAAAGTCACGCCGGACCGCACGATCCTGCTGGTGCTGTTCTTCATCGTGACCAGCGCGTTCCTGCTCGTCTCGCACAACGGCGACCTGCTGGGCCAGATGGGCCCGGTCGGCACCGCGCTGAAAAACCCCATCGTGGAAGCCCTGATGGTCAGCCTGTTCCTGGCGAACATCCTCTTCGCGTACCTGTGGAAGGCCGCGCCGTGGGCCCGCGCCCTGGTGGGCGCCGGCAGCCTGCTATTCGTCCTGCCCGCCGCGGGCCGCGAGGACACCAGCCTGCTCGACCTGAGCATCCAGATCATGATCTTCGCCGCGCTGGCACTCGGCCTGAACATCGTGGTGGGCCTCGCGGGCCTGCTCGACCTGGGCTACGTGGCCTTCTTCGCGGTCGGCGCGTACACCTGGGGCATCGTGGGCAGCCCGCGCTTCGCGGAGATCCTGAAGTACTTCGGGGAGAACCCGGGCGGCACGAACGCCGGCACACTCGCCATCGGGCTGGTGCTGACCGCCGTGACGGCCGCGAGCATGCTGTACATCAGCCGCCTGACCGCCCGCACCGCCCCGACCGCCGCGACCACCTGGAGCTTCCGTCTGGCCAGCGTCGGCGTGGTGGCGGGCGTCATCCTGACCGTGCGCGCCCTACTGGTGCTGCTCGCGCCGCAGGCGGACGGTCTGGCGAACGGCCTGAACGCCGGGTTCTTCTGGCTGTTCCTGGCGCTGAGCATCTTCGCCGCGGCCGCCGTGGGCGTCCTGATCGGTCTGCCCGTGCTGAAACTCAAGGGCGACTACCTGGCGATCATCACGCTGGGCCTCGGCGAAGTGATCCGCGTGCTGGCGAACAACCTCGACCTGTACTCGGCGGGCTCGCAGGGCATCACGCCCATCAAGAGCGCCTCGGTGCCGTGGTTCGACGCGGCGGCGGGCGCCCTGGGCTTCGCACCGGACCAGTACTACCTGCTGTTCCTGTACGCCCTGGTGCTCGTCATGATCGGCCTGATCCTGACCGTGAACGTCCGCCTGGACAGGAGCCGTATCGGCCGCGCGTGGATCGCCATCCGTGACGACGAGGTCGCCGCGCAGGCCATGGGCGTGCCGCTGATGCAGACCAAGCTGATCGCCTTCGCGACCGGCGCGAGCTTCGCCGGGGTCATGGGCATGATCTTCGCCGCGAAGCAGCAGTTCATCAGCCCCGAGAGCTTCGTGCTGAACCAGAGCATCGCGATCCTGTCCATGGTCATCCTGGGCGGCATGGGGTCCTTCCCCGGCGTGATCCTGGGCGCGGCGGTCGTGACCCTGCTGAACCTGCGCATCCTGCCCGGCCTGGGCGAGGCGACCGCGAACATCTCCTGGATTCCGCAGCAGGCCAACCCCGGCCAGCTGCAGCGCCTGATCTTCGGCGCGATCCTGGTCGCCATGATGCTCCTGCGGCCCGAGGGCCTGCTGCCCAACCGCAGGCGACAGCTGGAACTGCACCACGACGACAACCAGGAAGACGAGAGTGCCCAGGGCAACGCGGGCGCGCTCGGCACAGCCACGGGCGACGTGTACAGCGCCGGGTACGCCCCGGCCAAGGAAGACGACAAGGCAGGGGGCAGCAGGTGA
- a CDS encoding ABC transporter ATP-binding protein, with amino-acid sequence MSGNILEVAGVTKVFGGLTAVNDVTMSIPERSIVSVIGPNGAGKTTFFNMITGIYEPTRGTIRLAGRELVGLRPDQVTEAGIARTFQNIRLFSTMTSEENIMVGRHSRLKSGFLDAVLRTKKFHDGEQEARDAARIMLDFVGLGKWRSELATNLPYGDQRKLEIARALATTPKLILLDEPAAGMNPRETEDLKALIRRVRDELGVTVCLIEHDMRLVMTLSEHITVLDYGTKIAEGKPHQVRNDPRVMEAYLGRGAAAGDYGKEERPHA; translated from the coding sequence GTGAGCGGCAACATCCTCGAAGTGGCGGGCGTCACGAAGGTCTTCGGCGGTCTGACGGCCGTGAACGACGTGACCATGAGCATCCCCGAACGCAGCATCGTCAGCGTGATCGGCCCGAACGGCGCCGGGAAGACCACCTTCTTCAACATGATCACCGGCATCTACGAACCCACCAGGGGCACCATCCGCCTGGCCGGGCGTGAACTCGTGGGCCTGCGGCCCGATCAGGTGACGGAAGCCGGGATCGCGCGCACATTCCAGAACATCCGCCTGTTCTCCACCATGACCAGCGAGGAGAACATCATGGTGGGCCGCCACAGCCGCCTGAAGAGCGGCTTCCTGGACGCCGTGCTGCGCACCAAGAAATTCCATGACGGCGAGCAGGAGGCCCGGGACGCCGCGCGGATCATGCTGGACTTCGTGGGCCTGGGCAAGTGGCGGAGCGAACTGGCCACCAACCTCCCGTACGGGGATCAGCGCAAGCTGGAGATCGCCCGCGCGCTGGCGACCACGCCGAAACTGATCCTGCTGGACGAACCGGCCGCCGGGATGAACCCCCGCGAGACCGAGGACCTCAAGGCCCTGATCCGCCGCGTGCGTGACGAGCTGGGCGTGACGGTGTGCCTGATCGAGCACGACATGCGCCTCGTGATGACCCTGTCCGAGCACATCACCGTGCTGGATTACGGCACGAAGATCGCCGAGGGGAAACCGCATCAGGTGCGGAACGACCCGCGCGTGATGGAAGCGTACCTGGGCCGCGGCGCCGCCGCCGGCGACTACGGGAAGGAAGAACGCCCCCATGCCTAA
- a CDS encoding ABC transporter ATP-binding protein, with protein sequence MPKPMLELDNVHTYYDHIHALKGISMTVNEGEIVALIGGNGAGKTTTLRTISGMMKPRTGSMTFEGQTIAGIPAHHIMQKGISHVPEGRRIFKDMTVRENLDVGAYTVTDRALIESRIQEGFGFFPRLKEREHQLGGTMSGGEQQMLAIARALMVAPRLLLLDEPSMGLSPLFVEAIFDIIVKLNRERGTTVLLVEQNANMALQIAHRAYVLQTGEIKLSGNAADIAQDESVRKAYLGDE encoded by the coding sequence ATGCCTAAGCCCATGCTGGAACTCGACAATGTCCACACGTACTACGACCACATCCACGCCCTGAAGGGCATCAGCATGACCGTCAACGAGGGTGAGATCGTCGCCCTGATCGGCGGGAACGGCGCCGGGAAGACCACCACGCTGCGCACCATCAGCGGCATGATGAAACCCCGCACCGGCAGCATGACCTTCGAGGGGCAGACCATCGCCGGGATTCCCGCGCACCACATCATGCAGAAGGGCATCAGCCACGTGCCCGAGGGCCGCCGGATCTTCAAGGACATGACCGTCCGCGAGAACCTCGACGTGGGCGCGTACACCGTCACCGACCGCGCGCTGATCGAGAGCCGCATCCAGGAGGGCTTCGGGTTCTTCCCGCGCCTGAAGGAACGCGAGCATCAGCTGGGCGGCACGATGTCCGGCGGAGAGCAGCAGATGCTCGCCATCGCCCGCGCGCTGATGGTCGCGCCGAGACTCCTGCTGCTGGATGAACCCAGCATGGGCCTGTCCCCGCTGTTCGTTGAGGCCATCTTCGACATCATCGTGAAGCTGAACAGGGAGCGCGGCACGACCGTGCTGCTGGTCGAGCAGAACGCGAACATGGCCCTGCAGATCGCGCACCGCGCGTACGTGCTGCAGACCGGCGAGATCAAACTCTCCGGGAACGCCGCCGATATCGCGCAGGACGAGAGCGTCCGCAAGGCGTACCTCGGCGACGAGTAA
- a CDS encoding lipocalin family protein — MRLKVIPVLAALLLSGCAPVQTVVNPAQLPPATDFGAHANPMEWWYVSAYLPAEGLALHWAQFRVQDSRVPVPLMISHVAVTDLRTGQLTFLEQTAGSGEVASPPLRVRQGAWTLTQAGPEPTAPLSLKAGPLDLTLTPVKGPVLHPPGFSGSADTGVLFYQGITRLDLAGTVNGRAVRGQAWLDHQWGNQIPGRSALWDWFSVHLDGGRDLMVYRVRRPDGSVAQLIGSVVEPDGRVRAVSGLRAEPGEVWTSPTGRPYTLGWRLVSDEFDLSVRAVRREQELLSRSTRIAYWEGPIEVTGTWAAAPAAGTGMMELVSGTWSP; from the coding sequence ATGCGTCTCAAGGTCATTCCGGTGCTGGCGGCCCTCCTCCTGAGCGGTTGCGCGCCGGTGCAGACGGTCGTGAACCCGGCCCAGCTGCCTCCTGCCACGGATTTCGGGGCGCATGCGAATCCGATGGAGTGGTGGTACGTGAGCGCGTACCTGCCCGCGGAGGGGCTGGCGCTGCACTGGGCGCAGTTCCGGGTGCAGGACAGCCGCGTGCCGGTGCCACTGATGATCTCGCACGTGGCGGTCACGGACCTGCGCACGGGGCAGCTGACGTTCCTGGAGCAGACCGCCGGGTCGGGCGAGGTGGCCTCTCCCCCACTGCGGGTGCGGCAGGGCGCGTGGACGCTGACGCAGGCGGGGCCGGAGCCGACCGCGCCGCTGAGCCTGAAGGCCGGGCCGCTGGACCTGACGCTGACCCCGGTGAAGGGGCCGGTGCTGCACCCGCCGGGGTTCAGCGGCAGCGCCGATACGGGCGTGCTGTTCTACCAGGGGATCACGCGGCTGGACCTGGCGGGCACCGTGAACGGGCGCGCGGTGAGGGGGCAGGCGTGGCTGGATCACCAGTGGGGCAACCAGATTCCGGGCCGGTCGGCGCTGTGGGACTGGTTCAGCGTGCACCTGGACGGTGGGCGGGACCTGATGGTGTACCGCGTGCGCCGCCCGGACGGATCGGTGGCGCAGCTGATCGGCAGCGTGGTGGAACCGGACGGGCGCGTGCGGGCCGTCTCGGGCCTGCGCGCCGAGCCGGGCGAGGTGTGGACCAGCCCCACCGGGCGGCCCTACACGCTGGGCTGGCGGCTGGTGTCGGACGAGTTCGACCTGAGCGTGCGGGCGGTGCGGCGTGAGCAGGAGCTCCTGAGCCGCTCCACCCGGATCGCGTACTGGGAGGGACCCATCGAGGTGACGGGCACGTGGGCCGCCGCGCCCGCTGCGGGGACCGGCATGATGGAACTCGTCAGCGGGACGTGGTCCCCGTGA
- the clpB gene encoding ATP-dependent chaperone ClpB has translation MNPERFTEATTQAVQQAQTLAQQSGHQNLTPTHLLRTLTDNDTAARALTLAGGDLTGVRAALDAELAKLPRVQGGEGQLYLDPALARAFQKADTLAGQLGDSFVAADALLLALRGEYRGKGLPTEIDLNRAVNEQRKGKTVTTKTSEQQFDALAKYGTDLTQRARDGKFDPVIGRDEEIRRAMQILLRRTKNNPVLIGEPGVGKTAIAEGLAIRIVKGDVPDGLKNKRIVSLEMGSLLAGAKFRGEFEERLKGVIDEVIGSAGEVILFVDEIHTIVGAGKTEGSPDAGNMLKPALARGELHLIGATTLSEYREIEKDPALERRFQPVFVDEPSVEDTISILRGIKERYQVHHNVEITDPALVAAAQLSHRYITDRQLPDKAIDLIDESAARLRMALESSPERIDQLERRKLQLEIEREALKREKDQDSQNRLLDIEGALKGITDELADVRARWEGERHEVAALREKRESLDQVRTDIEKAKRDYDLQRAAELEYGRLPQLEKEVQELERKLKGAEFAHTQVTEEDIASVVSRWTGIPVNKLMEGEREKLLKLEEQLHGRVIGQDRAIVSVADAIRRSRAGLSDPNRPLGSFMFLGPTGVGKTELAKALAEFLFDSQDAMVRIDMSEYMEKHTVARLIGAPPGYVGFEEGGQLTEAVRRRPYAVLLFDEIEKAHPDVFNVLLQVLDDGRLTDGQGRTVDFRNTLIILTSNIGSPLILEMQHRGEDASEIRDAVMGELQGHFRPEFLNRVDDIIVFDALTAADLHRIVDIQMRGLIRRLAERRVSLHLTGAAKDRLAQIGYDPAFGARPLKRAISREIETPLAREILQGNVPDSSSLTVDYNGTNFTFQTGALN, from the coding sequence TTGAACCCTGAACGCTTCACCGAAGCCACCACCCAGGCCGTGCAGCAGGCGCAGACGCTCGCGCAGCAGAGCGGGCACCAGAACCTCACCCCCACGCACCTGCTGCGCACCCTGACCGACAACGACACCGCCGCGCGCGCCCTGACCCTGGCGGGTGGCGACCTGACGGGGGTTCGCGCCGCACTGGACGCCGAACTGGCCAAGCTGCCGCGCGTGCAGGGCGGCGAGGGTCAGCTGTACCTCGACCCCGCGCTGGCCCGCGCCTTTCAGAAGGCCGACACGCTGGCCGGGCAGCTGGGCGACTCGTTCGTGGCGGCCGACGCCCTCCTGCTCGCTCTGCGCGGCGAGTACCGCGGCAAGGGGCTGCCCACCGAAATCGACCTGAACCGCGCCGTGAACGAGCAGCGCAAAGGAAAGACCGTGACGACCAAGACCAGTGAACAGCAGTTCGACGCCCTCGCCAAGTACGGCACCGACCTCACGCAGCGCGCCCGCGACGGCAAGTTCGACCCCGTCATCGGCCGCGACGAGGAGATCCGCCGCGCCATGCAGATCCTCCTGCGCCGCACGAAGAACAACCCCGTGCTGATCGGCGAACCCGGCGTGGGCAAGACCGCCATCGCCGAGGGGCTCGCGATCCGCATCGTGAAGGGCGACGTGCCCGACGGGCTGAAGAACAAGCGCATCGTCAGCCTGGAGATGGGCAGCCTGCTGGCGGGCGCGAAGTTCCGCGGGGAGTTCGAGGAACGCCTCAAGGGCGTCATCGACGAGGTGATCGGCTCGGCGGGCGAGGTCATCCTGTTCGTGGACGAGATCCACACCATCGTCGGCGCGGGCAAGACCGAGGGCAGCCCCGACGCGGGCAACATGCTCAAACCCGCCCTGGCACGCGGTGAACTGCACCTGATCGGCGCGACGACCCTCAGCGAGTACCGCGAGATCGAGAAGGACCCCGCCCTGGAACGCCGTTTCCAGCCGGTGTTCGTGGACGAACCCAGCGTGGAGGACACCATCTCGATCCTGCGCGGCATCAAGGAGCGCTATCAGGTGCACCACAACGTGGAGATCACCGACCCGGCCCTGGTCGCCGCTGCGCAGCTCTCGCACCGCTACATCACGGACCGGCAGCTGCCGGACAAGGCCATCGACCTGATCGACGAGTCCGCCGCCCGGCTGCGCATGGCGCTGGAGTCGAGCCCCGAGCGCATCGACCAGCTCGAACGCCGCAAGCTCCAGCTGGAGATCGAACGCGAGGCTCTGAAGCGGGAGAAGGATCAGGACAGCCAGAACCGCCTGCTGGACATCGAGGGTGCCCTGAAGGGCATCACCGACGAGCTGGCCGACGTCCGCGCCCGCTGGGAGGGCGAGCGTCACGAGGTCGCCGCGCTGCGCGAGAAACGCGAATCGCTGGATCAGGTGCGCACCGACATCGAGAAGGCCAAGCGCGACTACGACCTGCAACGCGCCGCCGAACTGGAGTACGGCCGCCTGCCGCAGCTGGAAAAAGAGGTGCAGGAGCTGGAGCGCAAGCTCAAGGGCGCCGAGTTCGCGCACACCCAGGTGACCGAGGAGGACATCGCGTCCGTCGTGAGCCGCTGGACCGGGATTCCCGTGAACAAGCTGATGGAAGGTGAACGCGAGAAGCTCCTGAAGCTGGAAGAGCAGCTGCATGGGCGCGTGATCGGGCAGGACCGCGCCATCGTGAGCGTCGCGGACGCCATCCGCCGCAGCCGCGCGGGGCTGAGCGACCCGAACCGCCCGCTGGGCAGCTTCATGTTCCTCGGGCCGACCGGCGTGGGTAAAACCGAGCTGGCCAAGGCCCTCGCGGAGTTCCTGTTCGACAGTCAGGACGCCATGGTCCGCATCGACATGAGCGAGTACATGGAAAAGCACACCGTCGCCCGCCTGATCGGCGCGCCTCCCGGCTACGTCGGCTTCGAGGAGGGTGGCCAGCTGACCGAGGCCGTCCGCCGCCGCCCCTACGCCGTGCTGCTGTTCGACGAGATCGAGAAGGCCCACCCGGACGTGTTCAACGTGCTGCTGCAGGTCCTTGACGACGGCCGCCTGACCGACGGGCAGGGCCGCACCGTGGACTTCCGCAACACCCTAATCATCCTGACGAGCAACATCGGCAGTCCCTTGATCCTGGAGATGCAGCACCGCGGCGAGGACGCCAGCGAGATCCGCGACGCCGTCATGGGCGAATTGCAGGGCCACTTCCGCCCGGAATTCCTGAACCGCGTGGACGACATCATCGTGTTCGACGCGCTGACCGCCGCCGACCTCCACCGCATCGTGGATATCCAGATGCGCGGCCTGATCCGCCGCCTCGCCGAACGCCGCGTCAGCCTGCACCTGACCGGCGCCGCGAAGGACCGACTGGCGCAGATCGGGTACGACCCGGCCTTCGGCGCCCGCCCCCTCAAGCGCGCCATCAGCCGCGAGATCGAGACACCCCTGGCCCGCGAGATCCTCCAGGGGAACGTGCCCGACAGCAGCAGCCTGACCGTCGACTACAACGGCACGAACTTCACCTTCCAGACCGGCGCGCTGAACTGA
- a CDS encoding MFS transporter: protein MTVLSPAHPAPTLTGEPVRRGTPEYRRIGAALFLTGFSAFSLVYCVQPLLTEFTRAFHVTPAQSALSMSLTTGALALSILIMSAVADSFSRRRVMLTSLLAAALLNGLAALAPTWTLLLLCRALEGLALGGVPAVAMAYLAEEIHPRDLGAAMGQYVGGTAFGGMMGRVCIGLLGDVTSWHAALLVMAGAGLLSAAGFALLLPPSRGFQPRPAAPAQEHLRRWAAHLRTPGLGALFTLGFLNLGVMVAAFNYLGFRLHAPPYALSAAAISLIFLTYLLGSAASGWGGRTADRRGRRPLLTTGLTISSAGLALTLLPPLPVIILGITLITVGFFITHAVASSSVGQLARRDKGHASALYLLAYYAGSSVIGVLGGLAWAAGGWPLLVALCAALLGLGLTLTRQIPRR from the coding sequence ATGACCGTCCTGAGCCCCGCCCACCCCGCCCCGACCCTGACGGGCGAGCCGGTGCGGCGCGGCACGCCCGAGTACCGCCGGATCGGCGCGGCGCTGTTCCTGACGGGCTTCAGCGCGTTCTCACTGGTGTACTGCGTGCAGCCCCTGCTGACCGAATTCACCCGCGCGTTCCACGTCACGCCCGCCCAGAGTGCCCTGAGCATGTCCCTGACGACCGGCGCGCTCGCCCTGTCCATCCTGATCATGAGTGCCGTCGCGGACTCCTTCAGCCGCCGCCGCGTCATGCTGACCTCCCTGCTCGCCGCCGCGCTCCTGAACGGACTGGCCGCGCTGGCCCCCACCTGGACCCTGCTGCTCCTGTGCCGCGCCCTGGAAGGCCTCGCCCTCGGCGGGGTGCCCGCCGTCGCCATGGCGTACCTCGCCGAGGAAATCCACCCCCGCGACCTGGGCGCCGCCATGGGGCAGTACGTGGGCGGCACCGCGTTCGGCGGCATGATGGGCCGCGTCTGCATCGGCCTGCTGGGTGACGTCACCTCCTGGCACGCCGCACTGCTCGTCATGGCCGGCGCGGGCCTGCTCAGCGCCGCCGGATTCGCTCTGCTGCTTCCCCCCTCACGCGGTTTCCAGCCGCGCCCCGCCGCGCCCGCCCAAGAGCACCTGCGCCGCTGGGCCGCTCACCTGCGCACCCCCGGCCTGGGCGCCCTGTTCACCCTGGGGTTCCTGAACCTGGGCGTCATGGTCGCCGCGTTCAACTACCTCGGCTTCCGCCTGCACGCCCCGCCCTACGCCCTGAGCGCCGCCGCGATCAGCCTGATCTTCCTGACGTACCTGCTCGGCTCCGCCGCCTCCGGCTGGGGCGGACGCACGGCCGACCGCCGGGGCCGCCGCCCCCTGCTGACCACTGGGCTGACCATCAGCAGCGCCGGACTCGCCCTGACGCTCCTGCCCCCCCTGCCCGTGATCATCCTGGGCATCACGCTGATCACCGTCGGCTTCTTCATCACGCACGCCGTCGCCAGCAGCAGCGTCGGCCAGCTCGCCCGGCGCGACAAGGGCCACGCCAGCGCCCTGTACCTCCTCGCCTACTACGCCGGCAGCAGCGTCATCGGCGTCCTCGGCGGACTCGCCTGGGCCGCCGGAGGCTGGCCGCTCCTCGTCGCCCTGTGCGCGGCCCTGCTCGGCCTGGGCCTGACCCTCACCCGGCAGATCCCCCGCCGCTGA